Genomic segment of Arcobacter sp. LA11:
CTGGTTTTGCAAAACTTTCACTTGGATTACTTTTTGTTGTATTAGTTTTTTTATGGAGCTATACTTCTCATGGAGATGTACCTAATAATACATTTCTAATTATTGGTGCAGTATTTGGTGCATATATGGCAATGAATATTGGTGCAAATGATGTTGCGAATAATGTAGGACCTGCAGTTGGTTCAAAAGCAATGACTCTTATGTGGGCAATTATTATTGCTGCAATATTTGAAGCTTTAGGTGCATTTATCGCTGGTGGAGATGTTGTAAAAACAATTAAAAAAGGAATTATTGATCCTGCTTTGATTACAAATCCTGATATATTTATTTGGGCTATGACAGCTGCTTTATTATCTGCTGCATTATGGCTTAACTTTGCTACTTCTGTTGGTGCACCTGTATCAACTACTCATTCAATTGTTGGAGGAGTTATGGGAGCAGGTATTGCTTCTGCTGGCTTTGCAATTGTAAACTGGGGAACAATGGCTAAAATTGCTGCTTCTTGGGTGATATCTCCTGTTCTTGGTGGTATTATTGCTGCTGCTTTTCTTTTCTTTATTAAAAAGAAAATCATGTTTAAAAAAGATATGGTCACATCTGCAAAAGTATTCGTTCCTGTTTTAATCTCTTTTATGACTTGGGCTTTTTCTACTTATCTTATTTTAAAAGGTATTAAGAAAATTATTAAATTAGACTTTTTTACTGCTGCTGGTATTGCTTTAATAATCGCAATAATTGCTTATATTCTTGTTAAACCTTTAGTTGCAAAAGCTGCTGATAAAATTGAAAATACAAGAGTTGGTGTAAATTCACTATTTACTATTCCTTTAATTTTTGCAGCGGCACTTCTTTCTTTTGCTCATGGTGCAAATGATGTTGCGAATGCAATTGGACCTCTTGCTGCTATTAATGATGCAGTTATGAGTTCTGAAATTTCAAAAAAAGTTGATATTCCATTTTGGGTTATGGCAGTTGGGGCTGTTGGTATTGCAGTAGGACTTGCTTTATATGGACCAAAACTTATTAAAACTGTAGGTTCTGAAATTACAGAGCTTGATCAGGTTAGAGCTTTCTCTATTGCGATGGCTGCTTCTATTACAGTAATTATTGCTTCTCAACTTGGACTTCCTGTTTCTTCAACTCATATTGCAGTTGGTGGAGTATTTGGTGTTGGATTTTTAAGAGAGTATTTAGATTCAACAGAAGCAAAATTCATTTCTGATACTAGAAAAAGATTCAAGAAAAACAAAAAAGAATTAGATGAATATGAAGATGAACTTAAAAATTTAGAATCTTTAGAAAAAAAATCAAAATCAAACTATATTAGAATTGCAGAATTATATAAAAAGATTGAAGATAAAGTTGAAAGAGTTAAACAAGAGAAAAAAGATTTTAAATCTGCTAAGAGAGTTAAATATGTAAAAAGAGATGCAGTTAAGAAAATTATTGCTGCATGGGTAATTACAGTTCCTGCGGCAGCTTGTTTATCTGCTTGTATTTTCTTTATGATTAAAGGTATTATGGCTTAAAAGCTAACCTACTATAACAATATGATAAAATTCCTTTTTTTAAAGGAATTTTCATAGAAGCTTTAATCTCCGTTGCAACAATCTATCTTTTTATTATTATTGGATTTACCTTTAAAAGAGTTTTTAAAGACCAAGTAAATGAAAAGAGTTTTGTTCTATTAAACTTATATTTTTTACAACCTATTCTTATTTTTTGGGGATTAACAAGAGCTCCTATAAATGCAGAGTTTATTACTTCCCCTTTAATTTACTTTGTTGCAATATTTATTTCTCTTTTTATAGCTTTCTTTTATGCTAAAAATGTATTTAAAGATAAAGAAGACAATTCTATATTTATGGCTTCATCATTAGTTGGAAATACGGGAAATCTTGGAATTCCTCTTGGAATTGCTCTTTTTGGTGTAGCCTCTGTTCCTTACACTTCTATTTTAAATATTGCAAATGTTTTCTTTATTTATATTTTTTCAGTCTATTTTTTTGCAGGAGATAAATTTAAATTTACTGATGCTTTAAAAGAGATATTTAAAATACCTGCTATGTGGTTCGCAATTGCTGCTCTAAGCTTTAATTACTTTGGCTTTAAGCTAGGAGATGATTTTGATAAAGTTTTCACTATGGGGGCTTATGCTTCGATTGTAATGCAACTTGTGATTTTTGGTATATTTATGTCTCAAGTAAAAGTTAAAACGGCAAATTGGAAACTATCATTAAATATTTCATTGTTTAAACATATTGTTTTACCTATAATTGGTTTATATACTATTTTATATTTTGATATTGACCCTTTTATAGGCTCTATTATATTTTTAGAACTAATAGTTCCTCTTGCTGTAAATAATGTAAACCTTGCTTCTTTATACAATTGTAAGCCAATTGATACAACTTTTTCTGTTTTAGTTAGTTCTTTTGTATTTGTAGGTTTTATTTACTTTTATATATTAATAATAAATAGATTTTTTGGAATATAGAAATGTGTGGAATTTTAGGGACAAATTTTTTATCATCTAATTTTGATGAAGCATTAAAACATCTAAATAATAGAGGTCCAGATTTTAATCATGCAGTTAAAATTGATAATAAAGAGTTTGGACATACAAGACTTGCAATTATTGATTTAGATGAAGAAGCAAATCAGCCTATGATATTTGATAATATCTTAATAGTTTTTAATGGCGAAATTTATAATTTTAAAGAACTAAATATAGAAGAAAATTTAAATTGTGTAACTGCTTCAGATACTGAGGTTATCATAAGACTTTATCAAAAATATCAAGAGAACTTTTTAAATAAATTAAATGGTATGTTCTCTTTTTGTCTTTATGATATGAAAAAAAATTTATACTTTTGTGCTAGGGATAGATATGGTAAAAAGCCATTTTTTTATTACCTTAAAGATGATAAATTCATTTTTTCAAGTTCTATTACTTCAATTATAAAAATATTAGGAACAACTCCTTCTTTAAATAAAGTAGCTTTATCCCAATATATGCAATATTTTGTCTCTTTAGGAGAAAATACTTTTTATAAAGATATAGAGGCTTTGGAAGCTTCAACTTATTTTATTTTAAAAGGTAATGAATTAAAAAAGAAAAAGTTTTATAAGATAAATACTTATAAAAAGATAAAAGATGAAGAGACTGCTTTAGAAGGTATTGAAGATATTCTTATTAAAAGTGTAGATAGTAGGCTTATTGGCGATGTAGAAGTTGGAAGTTTGCTTAGTGGAGGGATTGATAGTTCTTTAATCTCTGCTCTTTATTCAAAAGTTAGTGGAAAAAAAATAAATACTTTTTCTGTAGGATATGATGAATATAAAAACTATTGTGAGCTTGATTTTGCGCAAATTACAGCAAAATATATAAATTCTAATCATAATCCTGTAACAATAGGAAAAAAAGATTTTATAGAGTATTTTGAGGATACTTTAACTGCTTTAGAACAACCCCATGCTGATAGTGCAGCAATTCCTTTAAATATTTTAACAAAAAAGATTCACAAAAGTGGAATAAAAACTGTTTTAAGTGGAGAAGGAAGTGATGAACTTTTTCTAGGCTATGATAATTATGCTAAGTTTTTGGGTTATTATGATTTTGAAAAAACTTTATCAAGTGGACAAAATGATTTTCTAAATTCTATTATAAGTGCTTTACAAAATAATACAAAAGAGAGTGAATATCTAAGACGAATAGTAAAAAAACAGACTTTATATAACTCTTTTGGAGAAGTTTATTCTGATATTCAGAAGAAAAAACTATTTAAAAAAGTTCCTACTTTTAAAAGTGAAAAGCCCAAAAAAGATCCTGTAGATTGGATGAGTTATATTGATTTAAAAATATGGTTAGGAGAAGCTTTATTAAGTAAGGTTGATAGAGTTTCTATGCATAACTCTTTAGAGGTTAGAACACCATTTTTAGATTTTAATTTAGTTGATTATGTTTTTTCAATTGATTCAAAAGTAAAAGTTGGAAATACAAACAAATATCTTCTTAAAAAAGTCGCATCAAAATATATTCCTGAAACAATAATAAATAGAACAAAAAAAGGCTTTAATAGCCCTTTTAATGAATGGATTCATGAAGAATACAAAGATTCTATTTTAAATACTATTTTAAAAGTAAATAGTGAAACGAATCTATTTAATGAAGAGTATTTAAAACAGATTTATACTTTATCAAAGAGTAGAAAATTTAAACAGCATTTATGGTCTGTTTTTATATTTTCAAAATGGTATGAAAAGAACTATCTCTAATTAATCATATATAGTGAAAATGCAAATACACCAGGAACTATAGAGAAAAAGAAAAGTATAAATGCATAAAATAAAATAGCAAATATCGTAACCCAACTATGATAACCACCTAGCTTTGCTAAATCCTTTTTAACTTCCTCAATATCTCTTGTTTCATAACCAGCTTTTTCTAAATCATCACATAACTTAATAGTATAAAAATAAAATCCTGATATTCCAGAAGCAATTGCTAATATTATCCCTCCAAAAGGTATTGCATTTGATAATATACTTAATACAAAAAATATTGCAGCAACTAAATACATTTTTCTATAAAGAAAGAAAGCCCAACCTCCAAAAAATGCCCACCATGACCAAGTAGCATTGAATAAAGCCTTCCCATTTACTAAGTTTGCATCTACTCTTGGATAATAAATATTTACTTTATTCTCTTTTTGTAAGTGTGCTGATAATAGATCTCTTAATTTATAGTAATCAAATTTTTCCATATTAACCCTTCGTTTATTCATTGTATTATAATCTATTTTAATAATTTGTCAATTACATATTTATAAATAAGATGTTAAAATACACAAGTATAAATTGTTTTAAAGATTATCAAAGTCAAAAAAGATATCATTCAAAAAACTCTAAAAAGGAATAGGATGAATTTATTAATCCCAGTAGATTGTAATAAAAGACATGAAGCACTTTTAACTACTCTTGATAGCTCAAATGATTGGGCTTTTGTTGAATTAGAAGAGGGACAAATTTCTAATTGTACTTTTTATAAAGATAGAAATGATATTGATTGTTGGGTTGAAACAGTTGTTGTTATAAATGAACAGGAATATGTTTGGCAATTTATTGAAGAAAATATCATGGTACTTGTAGCTCCTACTCAAAGAAGTATTGATGAAGTTGTTGAAGCTTATTTATTTAGAGAACTTCATGATTTAAATGTTTAGTTATTCTTTTATTTAGACCGTGTAACTCAGTTGGTAGAGTGCTTCGTTGACATCGAAGTTGTCGTTGGTTCAAGTCCAATCATGGTCACCACTTTCAAATAAAAATCACATAAAAGGGAAAAGATGAAATTTTTATTAAAACTTACGTTATTAGCCTCGCTAATATTATCTTCTTCATTTGCAGCACAAAAAGTTTATAAACTAAAAATGGCTACAACATGGGGACCTACTGCCTCTCCACTTATTGATTCGGCAAAAAATATGGCAATGCTTGCAGAAACAATGTCAAATGGTCAAATCAAGATTAGAGTTGATGCAGCTAATAAACATAAGGCACCACTTGGTATTTTAGATATGGTTAAAGGTGGACAGTATGATATGGGTCATTCTGCTTCATATTATTGGAAAGGGAAAGATATTGCAACTTTACCTTTTACTTCTATGCCATTTGGAATGACTGCTCCTGAGCAGTATGCTTGGTTTTATCAAGGTGGTGGATTAGAATTAATGCAAAAAGTTTACTCTAAACATGGACTTATGTCATTTCCTGGCGGAAGCACTGGTGTTCAAATGGGTGGATGGTTTAGAAATGAAATTAAAACTTTAGATGACTTAAAAGGTCTTAAGATGAGAATCCCTGGATTTGCTGGTGAAATTATGGCAAAACTTGGTGTTCAAGTAACTAATATGGCTCCTGGTGAATTATATACTGCTTTAGATAGAAATACTATTGATGCTTTAGAATGGGTTGGCCCTTCAATGGATATTAATATGGGATTCCATAAAATAGCACCTTTTTATTATACAGGTTGGCATGAACCAGCTTCTGAAATGCAATTTTTAATTAGTAAAAAAACTTTTGATAAACTACCAAAACATTTACAAGAGATTATGATTGTTTCTATGAGAATTGCAGCATATGACATGTATACACAAAATTATGATATGAATGCAAATGCATGGGATAAAATGAGTTCTGAATATCCAAATATTCAAGTTAAAACATTTCCAAAAGAGATTATGAATGCTATGAAAAAGGCTAATTCTGAACTTAGAACGGAATTATCTGCAAAGTCTCCTGAATTAAGAGAAGTTTTAAATCATCAAGATGCTTATATGAAAAAAGTTAGAGAATGGACAAGAATGTCAGATTTTTTATATTTAAAAGATAATTTAAAATAAGGTTTTCTCTTTTTGAGAAAACCTAAAATCCATTTGGATTAAAGCCTCCAGATGGATTGAACCCTGTATCAAATCCACTATCAAAACCTGAATCAAACCCTTGATTAAATTGTGCAAAACTTTTATCTTCAAATCCTGCTTGTACTGATTTCATTCTTAAATTCATAATATCTGTCTTAGGATCTATAAATTGTGGACAAACTAGAGTACAATTTCCACATAGGGTACAATCCCATACGCCATTATCTTGTATAGAATTGATTATATCAAGTGTATTAGCTTCTTTCTTATCATTAACATATCTTAGAGCTCTAGTTAGTGCATATGGTCCTAAAAACTCTTTATTTACTTCATATACTGGACAAGAACTAAAACAGTTCTGACATAAAATACAATTACTCTGTACATCAATTAATTTTACATCTTTTGATGTGACTTTTTCATTGCTTTGTTTTTTTAAATAGGTTTTACTATTTTTTAAAAATTTTTCTTCGTGGGATAAATCGACAACTAAGTCTCTTAGTACTTTTGAGTTATTAATTGCTTCAATTAAATCATTTTCATTTAATTGTGTTTTGCAGGCTAATTTTTCTACTCCATTTACTTTTATTGCACAACTTCCACAAACACCTGTTCTACAGCCACATCTATATGTAAGAGTATTATCTTGTTGTGTTTTTAT
This window contains:
- a CDS encoding DUF2628 domain-containing protein, whose amino-acid sequence is MEKFDYYKLRDLLSAHLQKENKVNIYYPRVDANLVNGKALFNATWSWWAFFGGWAFFLYRKMYLVAAIFFVLSILSNAIPFGGIILAIASGISGFYFYTIKLCDDLEKAGYETRDIEEVKKDLAKLGGYHSWVTIFAILFYAFILFFFSIVPGVFAFSLYMIN
- the asnB gene encoding asparagine synthase (glutamine-hydrolyzing), which codes for MCGILGTNFLSSNFDEALKHLNNRGPDFNHAVKIDNKEFGHTRLAIIDLDEEANQPMIFDNILIVFNGEIYNFKELNIEENLNCVTASDTEVIIRLYQKYQENFLNKLNGMFSFCLYDMKKNLYFCARDRYGKKPFFYYLKDDKFIFSSSITSIIKILGTTPSLNKVALSQYMQYFVSLGENTFYKDIEALEASTYFILKGNELKKKKFYKINTYKKIKDEETALEGIEDILIKSVDSRLIGDVEVGSLLSGGIDSSLISALYSKVSGKKINTFSVGYDEYKNYCELDFAQITAKYINSNHNPVTIGKKDFIEYFEDTLTALEQPHADSAAIPLNILTKKIHKSGIKTVLSGEGSDELFLGYDNYAKFLGYYDFEKTLSSGQNDFLNSIISALQNNTKESEYLRRIVKKQTLYNSFGEVYSDIQKKKLFKKVPTFKSEKPKKDPVDWMSYIDLKIWLGEALLSKVDRVSMHNSLEVRTPFLDFNLVDYVFSIDSKVKVGNTNKYLLKKVASKYIPETIINRTKKGFNSPFNEWIHEEYKDSILNTILKVNSETNLFNEEYLKQIYTLSKSRKFKQHLWSVFIFSKWYEKNYL
- a CDS encoding inorganic phosphate transporter, translating into MDINTIDTIDKATEKTLPGFAKLSLGLLFVVLVFLWSYTSHGDVPNNTFLIIGAVFGAYMAMNIGANDVANNVGPAVGSKAMTLMWAIIIAAIFEALGAFIAGGDVVKTIKKGIIDPALITNPDIFIWAMTAALLSAALWLNFATSVGAPVSTTHSIVGGVMGAGIASAGFAIVNWGTMAKIAASWVISPVLGGIIAAAFLFFIKKKIMFKKDMVTSAKVFVPVLISFMTWAFSTYLILKGIKKIIKLDFFTAAGIALIIAIIAYILVKPLVAKAADKIENTRVGVNSLFTIPLIFAAALLSFAHGANDVANAIGPLAAINDAVMSSEISKKVDIPFWVMAVGAVGIAVGLALYGPKLIKTVGSEITELDQVRAFSIAMAASITVIIASQLGLPVSSTHIAVGGVFGVGFLREYLDSTEAKFISDTRKRFKKNKKELDEYEDELKNLESLEKKSKSNYIRIAELYKKIEDKVERVKQEKKDFKSAKRVKYVKRDAVKKIIAAWVITVPAAACLSACIFFMIKGIMA
- a CDS encoding succinate dehydrogenase/fumarate reductase iron-sulfur subunit — translated: MKIKIKRFDLEKNPHQKTEEFKVTHNETILDSLIEIKTQQDNTLTYRCGCRTGVCGSCAIKVNGVEKLACKTQLNENDLIEAINNSKVLRDLVVDLSHEEKFLKNSKTYLKKQSNEKVTSKDVKLIDVQSNCILCQNCFSSCPVYEVNKEFLGPYALTRALRYVNDKKEANTLDIINSIQDNGVWDCTLCGNCTLVCPQFIDPKTDIMNLRMKSVQAGFEDKSFAQFNQGFDSGFDSGFDTGFNPSGGFNPNGF
- a CDS encoding TRAP transporter substrate-binding protein, with the protein product MKFLLKLTLLASLILSSSFAAQKVYKLKMATTWGPTASPLIDSAKNMAMLAETMSNGQIKIRVDAANKHKAPLGILDMVKGGQYDMGHSASYYWKGKDIATLPFTSMPFGMTAPEQYAWFYQGGGLELMQKVYSKHGLMSFPGGSTGVQMGGWFRNEIKTLDDLKGLKMRIPGFAGEIMAKLGVQVTNMAPGELYTALDRNTIDALEWVGPSMDINMGFHKIAPFYYTGWHEPASEMQFLISKKTFDKLPKHLQEIMIVSMRIAAYDMYTQNYDMNANAWDKMSSEYPNIQVKTFPKEIMNAMKKANSELRTELSAKSPELREVLNHQDAYMKKVREWTRMSDFLYLKDNLK
- a CDS encoding AEC family transporter, coding for MSVATIYLFIIIGFTFKRVFKDQVNEKSFVLLNLYFLQPILIFWGLTRAPINAEFITSPLIYFVAIFISLFIAFFYAKNVFKDKEDNSIFMASSLVGNTGNLGIPLGIALFGVASVPYTSILNIANVFFIYIFSVYFFAGDKFKFTDALKEIFKIPAMWFAIAALSFNYFGFKLGDDFDKVFTMGAYASIVMQLVIFGIFMSQVKVKTANWKLSLNISLFKHIVLPIIGLYTILYFDIDPFIGSIIFLELIVPLAVNNVNLASLYNCKPIDTTFSVLVSSFVFVGFIYFYILIINRFFGI